A region of uncultured Draconibacterium sp. DNA encodes the following proteins:
- a CDS encoding formate/nitrite transporter family protein codes for MSLYSPKEIIKEAGKLAIAKDSYSAKKILTLAFLAGAYIAFGGLLAILVGGGVPGIGAENPGIPKFLMGAMFPVGLMIVVMAGAELFTGNNAYFMPNVLGGKQRWTAPLRNWSLVYVGNFVGALFVAYFLVHLTHIVHSEPWLNTVEKIAVGKTSNPFFTTFLKGIGANWLVCLALWMGMSAQHTSGKILGIWWPVMAFVTMGFEHSIANMFFIPLAIFEGADITWATFVVKNLIPATLGNIVGGGFFVGTLYWYAYANEK; via the coding sequence ATGAGTTTATATTCACCAAAAGAAATAATTAAAGAGGCCGGAAAACTAGCCATTGCAAAAGACAGTTACTCAGCAAAAAAAATACTAACACTGGCATTTTTGGCCGGAGCTTACATTGCTTTTGGCGGACTGCTGGCAATTTTGGTCGGCGGCGGTGTTCCGGGAATTGGCGCTGAAAATCCGGGAATTCCGAAGTTTCTTATGGGGGCCATGTTCCCCGTTGGACTAATGATCGTGGTTATGGCCGGAGCCGAACTGTTTACCGGTAACAACGCCTACTTTATGCCCAACGTTTTGGGAGGCAAACAACGCTGGACGGCTCCGCTTCGCAACTGGTCGTTGGTTTATGTGGGCAATTTTGTTGGGGCTTTGTTCGTAGCTTATTTTTTGGTGCACCTTACCCATATAGTTCATTCGGAACCATGGCTAAATACAGTTGAAAAAATTGCTGTGGGAAAAACGTCTAATCCGTTTTTCACCACCTTTTTAAAAGGCATTGGCGCCAACTGGCTGGTTTGCCTGGCGCTGTGGATGGGTATGTCGGCACAACACACTAGTGGAAAAATTTTGGGCATCTGGTGGCCGGTTATGGCATTTGTTACCATGGGTTTTGAGCACAGTATTGCCAATATGTTTTTTATTCCGCTGGCAATTTTCGAAGGTGCTGATATTACCTGGGCAACTTTTGTGGTTAAAAACCTGATTCCGGCAACACTTGGTAATATTGTTGGAGGTGGCTTTTTTGTTGGCACTTTATATTGGTATGCTTATGCCAATGAGAAATAG
- the pflA gene encoding pyruvate formate-lyase-activating protein, with amino-acid sequence MSSTENKLIVHSIESFGTHDGPGIRLVVFLQGCNLQCKYCQNADTIALKGGTVTEIESLVKRAVNMKTYFGDDGGITVSGGEPMLQSKALIPFFEALKKEGIHTNIDTNGLIRTPEAKHLISELADLVMFDVKATTDEGFKTITGAKGLSRLLENIQLREHSKKPYWLRYVLVPGYTDSDESLKWLIDTFSENKYLEKFEILPYHKLGTYKWESLGMDYQFKEVEENTPEQIDRVFEMLKPHFKDIIVK; translated from the coding sequence ATGTCTTCAACCGAAAATAAATTAATCGTCCATTCCATCGAATCGTTTGGCACACACGACGGCCCGGGAATTCGTTTGGTCGTGTTTTTACAGGGCTGCAACCTGCAATGTAAATACTGTCAGAATGCAGATACCATTGCCTTAAAAGGCGGCACCGTAACCGAAATCGAGAGCCTGGTAAAACGTGCCGTAAATATGAAAACATACTTTGGCGATGATGGCGGAATTACCGTTTCGGGTGGAGAACCAATGTTGCAAAGTAAGGCCCTGATTCCCTTTTTTGAAGCTTTGAAAAAAGAGGGCATTCACACCAATATCGACACCAACGGATTGATACGCACACCGGAAGCCAAACATTTAATCTCGGAGCTGGCCGACCTGGTAATGTTTGATGTGAAAGCCACAACTGATGAAGGTTTCAAAACGATTACAGGAGCAAAAGGACTGAGCCGTTTACTGGAGAACATTCAACTTCGTGAGCATAGTAAAAAACCATACTGGCTGCGTTATGTGCTGGTTCCGGGCTACACCGACAGCGACGAATCGTTAAAGTGGTTAATCGACACATTTTCGGAGAACAAGTACCTGGAGAAATTTGAAATACTCCCCTACCACAAACTGGGCACCTACAAATGGGAATCATTGGGAATGGACTATCAGTTTAAGGAAGTGGAAGAGAACACTCCCGAACAGATCGACCGTGTTTTTGAGATGCTGAAACCGCATTTTAAAGACATAATTGTTAAATAA
- the pflB gene encoding formate C-acetyltransferase: MDLENTFKTGRWCKAIEVKDFVTLNITPYTGDHKFLEGPTARTSKLWDICKEALKEERQNNGLRDVDVNVVSGMTAFEAGYMDKESEVIVGLQTDKLLKRAMKPYGGYNVVKKALSEHGLKPNPVVHESFSKYTKTHNDGVFDAYTDEIRKFRSLGFLTGLPDNYARGRIIGDYRRVALYGINRLIEGKKEDLQKITGPMTDATIRLREEVSEQIRALSDMIEMGNIYGLDLSRPAQNAQEAVQWTYMAYLAAVKEQDGAAMSLGSVSSFLDIFIEKDIQDGKITETDAQEYIDQFVMKLRMVRHLRMEAYDQIFAGDPTWVTESIGGLLIDGRSKVTKTSFRFLNTLYNLGPSPEPNITILWSKNLPKGFKDYCAKVSIETSSIQYENDDLMRTSSNCDDYGIACCVSMQELGKHIQFFGARTNLAKTLLLAINSGRCENTGTQMVDGVPFLEEEYLDYDKVIDNFKLAMKEVARVYNEAMNIIHFMHDKYYYEKAQMALIDTNPKINIAYGIAGLSIVADSLSAIKHAKVKPVRDENGLTVDFEIEGDFPKYGNDDDRVDHIARDVVEHFNMELEKLPVYKNATPTMSVLTITSNVVYGKKTGATPDGRAKGVAFAPGANPMHGRDTHGVIASLNSVAKIDYKDSKDGISNTLSVVPKSLGATPEMRIENLVRTLDGYFGCNAQHLNVNVLDRDTLLHAMEHPEDHPQLTIRVSGYAVNFVRLTREQQQEVLTRSFHETM; encoded by the coding sequence ATGGATTTAGAAAACACTTTCAAAACAGGACGATGGTGCAAAGCCATTGAAGTGAAAGATTTTGTAACTTTAAATATCACCCCGTATACCGGTGATCACAAATTTCTGGAAGGCCCTACAGCACGCACCAGCAAATTATGGGACATTTGTAAAGAGGCCCTGAAAGAAGAGCGCCAAAACAATGGTTTACGCGATGTAGATGTTAATGTAGTTTCGGGAATGACCGCTTTTGAAGCCGGTTATATGGACAAAGAAAGCGAAGTTATTGTTGGCTTACAAACCGACAAATTGCTAAAACGTGCCATGAAACCTTATGGAGGTTACAACGTGGTAAAAAAGGCATTATCGGAACACGGATTAAAACCAAATCCTGTTGTTCACGAGAGTTTCAGTAAATACACCAAAACCCACAACGATGGCGTTTTTGATGCTTATACTGATGAGATCCGGAAATTCCGCTCACTGGGTTTCCTAACAGGTTTACCTGACAATTATGCCCGCGGACGAATTATTGGCGACTACCGTCGTGTGGCGTTGTACGGTATCAACCGTTTGATTGAAGGCAAAAAAGAAGACCTGCAAAAAATCACAGGTCCGATGACTGATGCTACTATTCGTCTACGTGAAGAAGTTTCGGAGCAAATCCGCGCTTTAAGCGACATGATCGAAATGGGTAATATTTACGGTTTAGATCTTTCGCGCCCGGCACAAAATGCACAGGAAGCAGTTCAGTGGACTTACATGGCATACCTTGCTGCTGTAAAAGAACAAGACGGAGCAGCAATGTCGTTGGGGAGTGTTTCTTCTTTCCTCGATATTTTTATCGAAAAAGATATTCAGGATGGAAAAATTACTGAAACCGACGCACAGGAATACATCGACCAGTTTGTAATGAAACTGCGTATGGTTCGCCACTTACGTATGGAAGCTTACGATCAGATCTTTGCCGGCGACCCAACCTGGGTTACCGAAAGTATTGGCGGTTTGCTGATTGACGGACGTAGCAAAGTAACCAAAACGTCGTTCCGTTTTCTGAACACGCTTTACAATCTGGGACCATCTCCCGAGCCAAATATTACCATCCTTTGGTCGAAAAACCTGCCAAAAGGTTTTAAAGATTATTGTGCTAAAGTATCTATCGAAACCTCATCAATTCAGTACGAAAATGATGATTTGATGCGTACCAGCTCAAATTGCGACGACTACGGAATTGCATGTTGTGTATCGATGCAGGAACTGGGAAAACACATCCAGTTTTTTGGTGCACGTACCAACCTGGCAAAAACACTGCTTTTGGCCATTAATAGCGGCCGCTGCGAAAATACAGGAACACAAATGGTTGATGGCGTTCCGTTTTTGGAAGAGGAATACCTCGATTACGACAAAGTAATCGACAACTTTAAATTAGCCATGAAAGAAGTGGCACGTGTGTACAACGAAGCGATGAACATCATCCACTTTATGCACGACAAATATTATTACGAAAAGGCCCAAATGGCACTTATCGACACCAATCCCAAAATTAATATCGCCTATGGTATTGCAGGATTATCGATTGTTGCCGACTCGCTTTCGGCCATTAAACACGCCAAAGTAAAACCTGTTCGCGATGAAAATGGCCTAACTGTAGATTTCGAAATCGAAGGCGACTTCCCAAAATATGGAAACGACGACGACCGTGTTGACCACATTGCACGCGATGTGGTGGAGCATTTTAATATGGAGCTGGAAAAACTTCCGGTGTACAAAAATGCCACGCCAACCATGTCGGTATTAACCATTACATCGAATGTTGTTTACGGAAAGAAAACCGGAGCTACTCCTGATGGACGCGCCAAAGGAGTTGCTTTTGCACCGGGAGCCAACCCGATGCACGGCCGAGATACACACGGAGTAATTGCGTCGTTAAACTCGGTGGCAAAAATCGATTATAAAGATTCGAAAGACGGTATTTCAAATACGCTGTCGGTTGTGCCTAAATCGTTGGGTGCAACACCAGAAATGCGCATTGAGAACCTGGTTCGTACACTCGATGGATATTTTGGTTGCAACGCACAACACCTTAATGTAAATGTGCTCGACCGCGACACGCTTCTTCATGCCATGGAGCATCCTGAAGATCACCCTCAGTTAACAATTCGGGTATCGGGTTATGCCGTAAACTTTGTTCGTTTAACACGCGAACAACAGCAGGAAGTGCTTACGCGATCGTTCCACGAAACAATGTAA
- a CDS encoding cation diffusion facilitator family transporter encodes MADHHHDHGHHHHHHHDIRGKKLLWVTALNLSITIVQIIGGIISNSLSLLSDALHNLGDSSAIFIAFLAGKRSRKPSDEQKTFGYKRVEILAALFNGVVLIGICLYLFFEAYERFVNPEPIKGKIMFIVATFGLLANLISVVVLNKDKGHNLNVRAAYLHLLGDTFSSVAVIIGGIAIWKFEVFWIDPLITVLVGVYIIYHTWDVVKETVDILMQSTPGNIDLVRIKEEVEKIPEIDNIHHIHVWKLDDTQIHLEAHINMTDNITMQELMEVRAKAEKLLHDKFGIEHITLQAGYDCCDNDAELLAH; translated from the coding sequence ATGGCAGATCATCATCACGATCATGGGCATCATCACCATCATCATCACGATATAAGAGGAAAAAAATTACTGTGGGTTACGGCTCTCAATCTCTCCATTACTATTGTACAGATTATCGGCGGAATTATTTCGAACAGTTTGTCGTTACTGTCTGATGCACTGCATAATCTGGGCGATTCTTCGGCTATTTTTATTGCGTTTCTGGCGGGTAAACGAAGCCGTAAACCTTCGGATGAACAAAAGACTTTTGGCTACAAACGTGTTGAGATTCTGGCAGCTCTTTTTAACGGAGTGGTACTTATCGGAATTTGTTTGTACCTGTTTTTTGAGGCATATGAACGTTTTGTTAATCCTGAGCCCATAAAAGGAAAGATCATGTTTATTGTGGCCACATTTGGTTTGCTGGCCAACCTGATCTCGGTAGTTGTATTGAATAAAGACAAAGGACACAATTTAAATGTGAGGGCCGCATATTTGCATTTGTTAGGCGATACATTTTCATCGGTGGCAGTAATTATTGGTGGTATTGCCATTTGGAAATTTGAGGTTTTCTGGATTGATCCGCTGATTACCGTATTAGTGGGTGTTTACATTATTTATCACACCTGGGATGTGGTAAAAGAAACGGTTGATATTCTCATGCAGTCAACTCCCGGGAATATCGATCTTGTACGAATTAAAGAGGAAGTTGAGAAAATTCCGGAGATCGATAATATTCATCATATTCACGTATGGAAGCTCGATGATACACAAATTCATTTAGAGGCGCATATTAATATGACAGACAATATTACCATGCAGGAGTTAATGGAAGTTCGCGCAAAAGCGGAGAAATTACTTCACGATAAATTTGGTATTGAACACATAACGTTGCAGGCCGGTTACGACTGTTGCGATAACGATGCTGAACTACTGGCTCATTAA
- a CDS encoding response regulator transcription factor codes for MGTRCKILIIEPSVIIREGIAAILQQMKDSVELSFAETLEEALNFGQSDQFKIVIINPVTLNNSKKNLNNLLTLYNKTNVVGLISNHYDRTLYDNFADNIFITDRYETITQIISKHFKTSPAVSNDIDNTLSEREIDVLKLLATGKSNKEIAEQLFISIHTVISHRKNISTKIGVKSTAALVIYAVANGLIDVEGFTE; via the coding sequence TTGGGAACGCGCTGTAAAATACTGATCATTGAACCTTCCGTAATTATTCGCGAAGGAATTGCTGCCATTCTGCAACAAATGAAAGACAGTGTAGAACTGTCGTTTGCCGAAACGCTTGAAGAGGCTTTGAATTTTGGACAATCCGATCAGTTTAAGATTGTAATCATAAATCCGGTTACGCTAAACAACTCGAAAAAGAACCTGAACAACCTGCTCACACTTTATAATAAAACCAATGTTGTGGGTTTGATTTCCAATCATTACGACCGTACACTTTACGATAATTTTGCCGATAATATTTTTATTACCGACAGGTACGAAACCATTACACAGATTATTTCCAAACATTTTAAAACATCACCTGCCGTATCCAACGACATCGATAATACCTTAAGCGAAAGAGAAATTGATGTGCTTAAGCTGCTGGCCACCGGAAAATCGAATAAGGAAATAGCAGAACAACTGTTTATCAGTATCCACACCGTTATTTCGCATCGCAAAAACATCAGTACAAAAATTGGCGTGAAATCTACAGCCGCATTGGTTATTTATGCTGTGGCCAACGGATTAATTGATGTTGAAGGTTTTACAGAATAG
- a CDS encoding hemerythrin domain-containing protein: protein MGSKQEQIQKSIKMSKLLFSHPQLILVLERFGIKLGVREKTVEEICQKNNISPKVFLMVANLNIDSSYHQDLNFSALEIKQIVNYLMKSHAYYSAEVFPEIIQNIHLMSEFSQKPEMQLVERFFNDYKHEVDQHFDYENNTVFPYILNLIDANAAENYSVIDYREHHDDIQEKLDDVKKLLIEHLPQKADNNLRRKIIFALFDLDADLQTHSKIENEILIPQVEQFEKQGLE from the coding sequence ATGGGATCAAAGCAGGAACAAATTCAGAAAAGCATAAAAATGTCGAAACTGCTTTTCAGCCACCCGCAGTTAATTCTTGTATTGGAGCGGTTTGGAATAAAGTTAGGCGTTCGGGAAAAAACAGTTGAGGAGATTTGCCAGAAAAACAATATTAGCCCCAAAGTATTTTTAATGGTGGCTAATCTTAACATCGACAGCTCCTATCATCAGGATTTAAATTTTAGTGCGCTTGAAATAAAACAGATCGTAAATTACCTGATGAAATCTCATGCCTACTATTCAGCAGAGGTTTTTCCTGAGATTATTCAGAACATTCACCTGATGAGTGAATTCAGCCAAAAGCCGGAAATGCAGTTGGTTGAGCGTTTTTTTAATGATTACAAACACGAAGTTGACCAGCATTTTGATTACGAAAACAACACCGTTTTTCCCTACATTTTGAACCTGATTGACGCCAACGCCGCCGAAAATTATTCGGTGATTGATTACCGCGAGCATCACGACGATATTCAGGAAAAACTCGATGATGTAAAAAAACTGCTGATCGAGCATCTTCCGCAAAAGGCCGACAATAATCTGAGGCGTAAAATAATATTTGCGCTTTTCGATTTAGATGCAGATCTGCAAACGCATTCAAAAATTGAAAATGAGATATTAATTCCACAGGTAGAACAGTTTGAAAAACAAGGCCTCGAATAA
- a CDS encoding LytTR family DNA-binding domain-containing protein, whose protein sequence is MIRTIAIDDEPLALQLVTSYVEKTPTLELAGTFDNPIDAMEFLDQNEVDLIFLDIEMPDLNGLEFTRILTNKPKIIFTTAYEKYALQGFKLDAIDYLLKPFSYEEFYKAAEKAKKQIGYERANKKDDEVDSNQEFLFLKSEYKIRRINFNDILYIEGLKDYVKVFLKDEPKPIMSLSSLKALEAKLPEEKFMRVHRSFIVNLEKIDTIERSRIIFGKVYIPVSDQYKDKFNSFVKNNFL, encoded by the coding sequence ATGATACGAACCATTGCCATCGACGACGAACCTCTTGCCCTTCAGCTGGTAACTTCTTATGTTGAAAAAACGCCAACACTGGAACTGGCAGGTACTTTTGATAATCCGATTGATGCGATGGAATTTCTGGATCAAAATGAAGTAGATCTAATCTTTCTGGACATTGAAATGCCTGACTTAAATGGTTTGGAGTTTACGCGAATTCTGACCAACAAACCCAAAATTATTTTTACAACGGCTTACGAAAAATATGCGCTGCAGGGTTTTAAACTCGATGCCATCGATTACTTGTTAAAACCATTCAGCTACGAAGAGTTTTACAAAGCCGCCGAGAAAGCGAAAAAACAAATTGGATACGAACGCGCCAATAAAAAAGACGATGAAGTGGATTCGAATCAAGAATTTCTGTTCCTGAAATCGGAATATAAAATCCGCCGCATTAACTTTAACGACATTCTTTACATTGAAGGATTAAAAGATTACGTGAAAGTATTTCTAAAGGATGAACCCAAACCGATCATGTCGTTAAGTTCGCTAAAAGCGCTTGAGGCCAAACTTCCTGAGGAGAAATTTATGCGCGTCCACCGTTCTTTTATCGTTAACCTCGAAAAAATTGACACCATCGAACGCAGCCGAATCATTTTTGGCAAAGTGTACATTCCGGTAAGCGACCAGTACAAAGACAAATTCAATAGCTTTGTAAAGAACAATTTCCTTTAG